A window from Triticum aestivum cultivar Chinese Spring chromosome 6D, IWGSC CS RefSeq v2.1, whole genome shotgun sequence encodes these proteins:
- the LOC123145915 gene encoding two-component response regulator ORR23 yields MRTDVRRGAAATGMDQFPVGMRVLAVDDDPVCLKVLETLLRRCQYHVTATNQAVIALRMLRENRDMFDLVISDVHMPDMDGFKLLELVGLEMDLPVIMLSVNGETKTVMKGITHGACDYLLKPVRIEELRNIWQHVVRRKFSTRDSVNLDTYEECNKPPSADSDYVFGQVTCGSPDQSGRPSKKRKEYHSEEEDEDEDSSGQDNDDPSAPKRPRVVWSVELHRKFVAAVNHLGIDKAVPKRILELMNVEKLTRENVASHLQKYRLYLRRLSAVASQQAGIVAALGGRDPFLRMDAFEGLQGYQAFTSPAALSTFSAHGLLNSPRNNQTAVVIQGVATSRSIPTGSSSCTTNPLIGDAAKYHLSLPGNQHGNLGQGLATSLGQAQLQQKWMNEGSGDLSTILSGNSRANGMPRMLPSVTSSPLLPPDLVECTQAKVAIQPSVRAPSASVELLEGAIGASSGPLESRVSQQSALPSSGFSANMLPVHGSFNNNGASFSSNGATRLGDAFSASFRPTNDLTVARGTKVGAGSFGGTIHLSPDTEQKYLSFGSSDSLLDPKLVWSSSQLPSNIGAHYHSMSQRSNNCSIDSSHGGRMFGQTSASASTAAPQTKFDILFSGDTSMARNASESGPQRLQSELSSSTCSFDGLLNSMIKVEKDDAAFGDDLGCDFYSLGACI; encoded by the exons ATGAGGACGGACGTGAGgaggggcgcggcggcgacggggatggaCCAGTTCCCTGTCGGCATGCGGGTCCTCGCCGTGGACGACGACCCGGTCTGCCTCAAGGTGCTCGAGACCCTCCTGCGGCGCTGCCAGTATCACG TGACGGCGACGAATCAGGCTGTTATCGCGCTGAGGATGCTGCGGGAAAACAGGGACATGTTTGATCTGGTTATCAGTGATGTGCACATGCCAGACATGGATGGCTTTAAGCTTCTTGAGCTTGTGGGGCTTGAAATGGACCTCCCTGTCATCA TGTTATCTGTGAATGGAGAGACAAAAACTGTAATGAAGGGGATAACCCATGGTGCCTGCGACTATCTCCTAAAACCTGTTCGCATTGAAGAGCTTAGGAACATCTGGCAGCATGTTGTTAGGAGGAAATTCAGTACTCGTGACTCTGTTAATCTTGATACCTATGAAGAGTGCAATAAGCCACCAAGTGCGGACTCTGACTATGTGTTCGGCCAAGTTACATGTGGGTCACCCGACCAAAGTGGGAGgcccagcaagaagaggaaggaataccatagtgaggaggaagatgaagacgaggATAGCAGTGGCCAAGACAATGATGACCCTTCGGCCCCAAAGAGGCCAAGAGTTGTTTGGTCAGTTGAACTGCATAGAAAATTTGTTGCTGCAGTCAACCATCTTGGAATTGACA AAGCTGTGCCAAAAAGGATACTCGAGCTTATGAATGTTGAGAAACTCACTAGGGAAAATGTTGCAAGTCACCTACAG AAATATAGGCTTTATCTCCGACGGTTAAGTGCTGTGGCATCACAACAAGCTGGCATCGTTGCTGCCTTGGGAGGCAGAGACCCCTTTCTGCGCATGGATGCATTCGAAGGACTCCAGGGTTATCAAGCTTTCACCTCTCCCGCAGCGCTATCAACTTTCAGTGCACATGGATTGCTAAATAGTCCTAGAAACAACCAAACAGCGGTTGTGATTCAGGGGGTGGCCACTTCCAGGTCAATTCCGACTGGAAGTAGCAGTTGCACAACAAATCCTTTGATTGGTGATGCAGCTAAGTATCATCTTAGCCTACCAGGAAACCAGCATGGGAACTTGGGACAAGGTTTGGCGACATCTCTTGGGCAAGCCCAATTACAACAAAAGTGGATGAATGAGGGCAGCGGTGATCTGTCCACCATCCTTTCTGGGAATAGCCGGGCTAATGGCATGCCTCGCATGCTCCCAAGTGTCACAAGCAGTCCATTACTGCCTCCAGATCTTGTGGAGTGCACACAGGCCAAAGTAGCCATCCAGCCATCAGTTCGAGCTCCCTCTGCAAGTGTAGAACTTCTCGAAGGTGCCATTGGAGCCTCTTCTGGTCCATTGGAGTCTCGTGTATCCCAGCAGAGCGCTCTTCCTTCATCTGGATTTTCTGCAAACATGTTGCCTGTGCATGGTTCATTCAACAATAATGGTGCTTCATTCAGCAGCAATGGTGCAACCAGATTGGGTGATGCATTCTCAGCAAGTTTTCGTCCAACAAATGACCTCACGGTCGCAAGAGGTACCAAAGTGGGAGCTGGTTCCTTTGGTGGCACGATACATTTGTCTCCAGATACCGAGCAGAAGTACTTGAGCTTTGGAAGTTCAGATAGTCTACTTGATCCGAAGCTTGTATGGAGTTCCTCTCAGCTGCCAAGCAATATTGGTGCTCATTATCATTCCATGAGCCAAAGGTCGAATAATTGCAGCATTGACAGCAGCCATGGTGGCAGAATGTTTGGACAGACAAGTGCGAGCGCCTCGACAGCTGCTCCACAAACTAAGTTTGACATCCTCTTCTCAGGAGACACTTCGATGGCAAGGAATGCGTCTGAATCAGGCCCtcaaaggctgcagagcgagctcaGCTCCAGCACCTGCAGCTTCGACGGTCTTCTCAATTCCATGATCAAAGTG GAGAAGGACGACGCTGCCTTCGGCGACGATCTGGGGTGCGACTTCTACTCGCTCGGGGCTTGCATATGA